The following proteins are co-located in the Vigna unguiculata cultivar IT97K-499-35 chromosome 9, ASM411807v1, whole genome shotgun sequence genome:
- the LOC114162456 gene encoding probable BOI-related E3 ubiquitin-protein ligase 2, which translates to MAIEAHLYPNNQFYGSNNLMLCLNSQAYAHKNNLQQPGQQQWLQHLHQASQMSQRTSLLDPTFSSFSNSNLHQNAFNKYNHNAQSLPSYPQSLPTELDEQREIDHYIRSQNEKLRVLLQEQRKQHMAELLKKMELNALHLLRQKDEEIVEATKRTRELKEFLRRLEVEKESWRKVAEENEAMVLCLHNNLEQMKERAVHRMTSEDAESCCDDNVGITISMGEGTGTGEKRVWRGGVGEDEEIRKKTMDCKCCNSQKSCFMFLPCRHLCSCKTCEPFLQVCPVCSTPKKSSIETLIV; encoded by the exons ATGGCAATTGAAGCACACTTGTATCCCAATAACCAGTTTTATGGCTCAAACAATTTGATGCTGTGTTTGAATTCTCAAGCGTATGCTCATAAGAACAATCTGCAGCAACCAGGACAACAACAATGGCTACAACATCTACACCAAGCTAGCCAGATGAGTCAAAGAACGTCTCTTCTTGATCCcaccttttcttctttttccaaTTCAAATCTCCACCAAAATGCTTTCAACAAGTACAATCACAACGCTCAATCTTTACCCTCTTATCCTCAAAGCTTGCCCACTGAACTTGATGAACAGAGAGAGATTGATCACTATATCAGATCTCAG AATGAAAAGTTGAGAGTTTTGCTGCAAGAGCAAAGAAAACAGCATATGGCGGAGTTATTGAAGAAGATGGAGTTGAATGCTCTTCATTTACTGAGACAGAAAGATGAAGAAATAGTGGAAGCAACGAAGAGAACGAGGGAGTTGAAGGAGTTTTTGAGAAGGTTGGAGGTAGAGAAGGAATCGTGGAGAAAGGTGGCAGAGGAAAACGAGGCCATGGTATTGTGTCTTCATAACAACTTAGAACAGATGAAGGAAAGAGCAGTGCATCGAATGACATCAGAGGATGCAGAATCGTGTTGTGATGATAACGTAGGAATCACAATATCAATGGGAGAAGGAACAGGAACAGGAGAAAAGAGAGTGTGGCGTGGTGGGgtaggagaagatgaagaaattagGAAAAAGACAATGGATTGCAAATGTTGTAATTCTCAAAAATCGTGTTTTATGTTTCTTCCTTGCAGGCATCTCTGTTCGTGTAAAACTTGTGAGCCTTTTCTACAAGTTTGTCCTGTCTGTAGTACACCCAAAAAGTCTAGCATAGAGACTTTGATTGTATGA